A window of the Candida orthopsilosis Co 90-125, chromosome 1 draft sequence genome harbors these coding sequences:
- a CDS encoding Pth2 protein (S. cerevisiae homolog PTH2 has aminoacyl-tRNA hydrolase activity, has role in negative regulation of proteasomal ubiquitin-dependent protein catabolic process and localizes to mitochondrial outer membrane) gives MSNFGIAILSISVLSFVTGFYTSQFFQSSSSRASKWPQSFDLAARRHQDETDEEDEKEEEDLDINSLALNDIPGEVRMTLVVRQDLKMGKGKAAAQCSHATLSLYKKITNPNSDAYNPQMVRRWEYGNGQAKITLQVPNQEEMDMLYAQAISLGINACIIHDAGRTQIAAGSATVLGLGPAPKKVLDQITGELKLY, from the coding sequence ATGTCCAACTTTGGTATAGCGATACTATCCATTAGTGTCTTGTCTTTTGTAACGGGATTTTACACCAGCCAGTTTTTTCAAAGCTCTAGTTCTCGAGCAAGTAAGTGGCCGCAATCCTTTGATCTCGCTGCAAGACGTCACCAAGACgaaactgatgaagaagatgaaaaagaagaggaagattTAGATATTAACTCATTGGCCTTGAATGATATTCCTGGAGAGGTCAGGATGACTCTTGTGGTAAGGCAAGATCTCAAAATGGGCAAAGGGAAGGCTGCAGCTCAATGTTCCCATGCTACGTTATCATTGTATAAGAAAATCACCAATCCAAATTCTGATGCTTACAATCCCCAAATGGTAAGGAGATGGGAATATGGCAATGGGCAAGCAAAAATAACCCTACAAGTACCaaatcaagaagaaatgGATATGCTTTATGCACAAGCAATCAGTTTGGGAATCAACGCATGTATAATACACGATGCTGGAAGAACGCAAATAGCCGCTGGAAGTGCGACTGTTTTGGGTCTAGGCCCAGCACCGAAAAAAGTTCTAGATCAGATAACAGGAGAATTGAAGTTGTATTAG
- a CDS encoding Ybl055c protein (S. cerevisiae homolog YBL055C has endonuclease activity, 3'-5'-exodeoxyribonuclease has role in DNA fragmentation involved in apoptotic nuclear change, cellular response to oxidative stress and localizes to cytoplasm): MNQLCKRLIRNMSWRPRYFDIGVNFSDPMFQGCYNGSTNPKHPCDIEDVISRAHLFNVDRMLITASTIKESRDHFRLCEKYRNQFNSTAGVHPCSVASEFYVKEGDSYTEELRSDVDEKLAELRRILVDGYQSGNVKAFGEIGLDYDRLHYSSKRQQLHMFKRQLDILHELDFNLPLFLHMRAACDDFIQIIKPYIDDGTVKNGVVHSFTGTEEELNKLLDLGFYIGLNGCSLKTEENLDVASKIPVQKLMIETDAPWCEIRKSHASYKLISPYPNKFYPEIETGQLNEAKSQFKLDDNLPFPAIKKEHYTKHADFVQKRIEDYRDDTSTETRIGLLSKPMIKSRNEPVQVGHVAEVLCKLRGITDDSAIENFIDTVFDNSVKVFH; encoded by the coding sequence ATGAACCAGTTGTGCAAACGCTTGATAAGAAATATGAGCTGGAGACCGAGATATTTCGATATAGGTGTGAACTTCTCAGATCCCATGTTTCAAGGGTGTTATAATGGGTCAACCAATCCGAAACATCCATgtgatattgaagatgtaaTCAGCAGGGCCCATTTGTTCAATGTGGATCGAATGTTGATTACAGCTTCCACCATTAAAGAGAGTCGGGACCATTTTAGATTGTGTGAAAAGTATCGAAATCAATTTAACTCAACTGCAGGTGTCCATCCATGCTCAGTTGCTAGTGAATTTTACGTGAAAGAAGGAGATAGTTATACAGAGGAGTTGCGAtctgatgttgatgagaAGCTCGCGGAGTTAAGAAGGATCCTCGTTGACGGATACCAACTGGGCAATGTGAAAGCATTCGGAGAGATTGGATTAGATTATGACAGACTACATTATTCTAGTAAGcgtcaacaacttcataTGTTTAAACGTCAATTGGACATACTACATGAACTTGACTTCAATCTTCCGTTATTTCTACACATGAGGGCTGCATGCGATGATTTTATACAAATTATCAAACCTTACATAGATGACGGTACTGTCAAAAATGGTGTGGTGCATTCATTCACTGGGACAGAAGAAGAGTTGAATAAATTGCTTGACCTTGGTTTCTACATAGGTCTTAATGGATGTTCATTAAAAACTGAAGAAAACTTGGACGTCGCATCAAAAATACCGGTTCAGAAACTTATGATTGAAACTGATGCACCATGGTGTGAAATTAGAAAAAGTCATGCTAGTTATAAATTAATTTCTCCGTATCCAAATAAATTTTACCCGGAAATTGAGACGGGGCAATTGAATGAAGCCAAATCCCAGTTTAAGCTAGATGATAACTTGCCCTTTCCTGCTATCAAAAAGGAGCATTATACAAAACATGCGGATTTCGTTcagaaaagaattgaagattATCGAGATGATACTTCAACTGAGACTAGAATTGGTTTACTTAGCAAACCAATGATCAAATCTCGCAATGAACCAGTTCAAGTCGGTCATGTGGCTGAAGTTCTCTGTAAGTTACGTGGAATTACTGATGATTCAGCTATAGAAAATTTTATAGATACAGTTTTTGACAACTCAGTAAAAGTTTTTCATTAA